In Aegilops tauschii subsp. strangulata cultivar AL8/78 chromosome 3, Aet v6.0, whole genome shotgun sequence, one genomic interval encodes:
- the LOC109768622 gene encoding uncharacterized protein — MSKRQHSLLDVDRAGKRLHRVPKKHLYPVLDDWHKGFSIHKIDVDALQDTTTDLHHGFSDPAALRLAAPVRRLHMDFTAMGSDIFITTNPCCPHTPTLVFDTETAGLTMGPRPPVQLIDMTTFTVAGGGMMYALTHRHVHEQHSFEAMSWAPMDKDDPWPSPTMRWSWKSVPSPPPFAMDDIITSYALHPDGHTIFMSTHDIRYHHLPKGTFSFDTRISEWRLHGDWALPFQGQAYYDNGLDAWVGLHKDGYICSCEVASRSSTNAVEPEWKVTKEKLFHKDPKRRLAFARPSLAYMGDGSFCLVESVLREGVEFKCAFGDRDGCVLHMSTFGLKYDRRGELQTTRHHTNSLVVSKHLQTFSPVVFWM; from the coding sequence ATGTCTAAGCGTCAGCACTCGCTCCTCGACGTCGACCGCGCCGGGAAAAGGCTGCATCGTGTGCCAAAGAAGCACCTCTACCCGGTGTTGGATGATTGGCACAAGGGCTTCAGCATCCACAAGATCGACGTCGACGCCTTGCAGGACACCACCACCGACCTGCACCATGGGTTCTCTGACCCTGCTGCTCTCCGGTTAGCCGCACCGGTACGTCGTCTTCACATGGACTTCACCGCCATGGGCAGCGACATCTTCATCACCACCAACCCATGCTGTCCACACACTCCCACCCTCGTGTTCGACACCGAGACGGCTGGGCTCACCATGGGTCCCCGCCCACCGGTTCAACTCATCGACATGACCACCTTCACCGTGGCCGGCGGCGGCATGATGTACGCGTTGACACATCGCCATGTCCACGAGCAGCACTCTTTCGAGGCCATGTCGTGGGCACCAATGGACAAGGACGATCCGTGGCCGAGCCCAACCATGAGGTGGTCCTGGAAAAGCGTGCCTTCGCCGCCACCATTCGCCATGGATGACATAATCACCTCTTACGCACTGCACCCGGACGGGCACACCATATTCATGTCCACGCACGACATACGCTATCATCATCTTCCAAAGGGCACCTTCTCCTTCGACACCAGGATTTCCGAGTGGAGGTTGCATGGGGATTGGGCTCTACCGTTCCAAGGGCAAGCCTACTACGACAACGGGCTAGACGCATGGGTCGGGCTTCACAAGGACGGGTACATCTGCTCCTGTGAAGTTGCCTCCCGCAGCAGCACAAATGCCGTGGAGCCGGAGTGGAAGGTGACCAAGGAGAAGCTGTTCCACAAGGACCCGAAGAGGCGGCTGGCATTTGCGAGGCCCAGTCTCGCGTACATGGGCGACGGCAGCTTTTGCCTTGTGGAGTCTGTGTTACGCGAGGGAGTGGAGTTTAAGTGCGCCTTTGGTGACCGTGATGGCTGTGTGCTCCACATGAGCACGTTTGGTCTTAAGTATGATCGTAGGGGAGAACTGCAAACCACGCGCCACCACACTAACTCCTTGGTAGTGTCTAAGCATCTTCAGACTTTTTCTCCTGTAGTGTTCTGGATGTAA